From Cydia pomonella isolate Wapato2018A unplaced genomic scaffold, ilCydPomo1 PGA_scaffold_56, whole genome shotgun sequence, one genomic window encodes:
- the LOC133534097 gene encoding uncharacterized protein LOC133534097 produces the protein MSTRQFGFMPQRSTEDSLYRLMQHIYQKLNQKKIVTIISLDIEGAFDSAWWPAIRVRLAEEKCPLNLRRILDSYLKEREVELRYAGAEVTKGTNKGCVQGSIGGPILWNLLLDPLLQSLEGKGVFCQAFADDVVLVHDGKTALEVERSANLALEHVREWGVKNKLKFAPQKTNAMIITRKLKYDSPCLNMGGTNIGISKEIKLLGVTIDEKLTFNTHVANVCKKATGVYKQLSKAARVGWGLNPEVIRIIYVATIEPILLYAASVWAPAAEKLMVRKHLDVVQRGVAQKLCRAYRTVSLNSALVLAGILPLDLRVREAAALYEAKRGVPRPSLGDREVETMAPAIEAPHPADQTTLSFISLTDQEQVNNNSEQEIRIFTDGSKIGGKVGAAISIWNSEAEIKALKLALPEYCTVYQAELLAICRATRVILSRSESTFGIFSDSTAALQTVTNYRCLHPLAVETRENIRSISHQNKIITLFWIKAHAGLEGNERADQLAKSAATGSKKRPEYDLCPISYVKRDIRMLTLDEWNRRYTTGCTASITKLFFPDAIAAYRTVRKLQIDSVTTQIFTGHGGFSDYLNRFKCKDNPSCICDSERMETVPHILLECPVYGLERLNLEYELNMEISLENISKIMEGRNRDKFLQLSDHKHRYAESLDADTATCDIPLEAPQRAPHADTSHVSGRRTVGAQSTEKQKPRGGVVGEPAASG, from the exons ATGAGTACACGACAGTTCGGATTCATGCCCCAGAGGAGCACCGAAGACTCCCTCTACAGACTTATGCAACACATTTACCAGAAATTAAATCAAAAGAAGATAGTCACAATCATCTCGTTGGACATAGAGGGAGCCTTCGATAGCGCCTGGTGGCCAGCGATTAGAGTCCGACTGGCGGAAGAAAAGTGTCCACTAAACCTGAGGAGGATTTTAGACAGCTATCTAAAAGAAAGGGAGGTAGAGTTGAGATATGCGGGAGCAGAGGTCACAAAAGGAACCAACAAAGGATGTGTTCAAGGATCCATTGGAGGACCAATCCTCTGGAACCTCTTGCTGGACCCCCTTCTTCAGAGTTTGGAAGGAAAAGGAGTTTTTTGTCAGGCATTTGCAGACGACGTAGTGTTGGTACATGATGGCAAGACGGCTTTGGAGGTGGAGAGGAGTGCCAATTTAGCTCTCGAACATGTTCGGGAGTGGGGAGTCAAAAATAAGCTCAAATTTGCGCCACAAAAAACAAACGCGATGATAATAACAAGGAAACTGAAATACGATTCCCCTTGCCTGAACATGGGCGGGACCAACATTGGCATATCcaaagaaataaaactgttagGCGTCACCATAGACGAAAAACTAACTTTTAACACTCACGTCGCAAATGTCTGCAAAAAAGCCACTGGTGTGTACAAACAGTTGTCTAAAGCAGCCAGAGTGGGATGGGGCTTAAATCCTGAAGTAATTAGAATAATATATGTAGCCACCATCGAGCCCATACTGCTTTATGCTGCCAGCGTCTGGGCGCCGGCAGCGGAAAAGCTGATGGTGCGAAAGCATTTGGACGTAGTGCAGCGAGGAGTAGCCCAGAAGCTCTGCAGAGCGTACAGAACGGTGTCATTAAACTCTGCACTGGTGCTGGCCGGGATTCTCCCCCTCGACCTCCGAGTCCGAGAGGCGGCCGCATTATACGAAGCCAAGAGGGGAGTGCCCCGGCCATCGCTAGGGGATAGAGAGGTCGAAACAATGGCCCCAGCTATAGAGGCACCTCATCCCGCAGACCAAACCACGCTGTCATTTATCAGTCTGACAGACCAGGAGCAGGTGAACAACAACAGTGAACAGGAAATCCGCATTTTCACTGACGGGAGCAAGATTGGGGGCAAGGTCGGAGCTGCAATTTCAATATGGAATAGCGAAGCAGAGATAAAAGCCCTCAAACTAGCTTTACCAGAATACTGCACTGTCTATCAGGCTGAGTTGCTGGCAATCTGCAGAGCGACGAGGGTGATCCTTAGTCGTAGTGAGTCAACTTTTGGAATCTTTAGCGATTCAACGGCCGCTCTCCAAACAGTCACCAACTACCGTTGCCTCCACCCCCTAGCCGTAGAAACTAGAGAGAACATAAGATCCATATCTCATCAGAACAAGATTATCACTCTGTTCTGGATTAAAGCTCACGCGGGGTTGGAGGGCAACGAGAGAGCAGACCAATTGGCCAAATCAGCCGCTACGGGCTCCAAGAAGAGGCCGGAATACGACCTGTGCCCGATTTCATACGTCAAGCGTGACATCCGGATGTTAACGCTTGACGAGTGGAATCGTAGGTACACGACCGGCTGTACTGCATCCATCACCAAACTGTTCTTCCCGGACGCAATAGCGGCCTACAGGACAGTCCGCAAATTACAAATCGATAGCGTCACTACACAGATCTTCACGGGGCACGGTGGGTTCTCCGATTACTTGAACCGCTTCAAATGCAAGGACAACCCATCGTGCATCTGCGATAGTGAACGTATGGAAACGGTCCCCCACATATTGCTGGAGTGTCCTGTATATGGCCTCGAAAGATTAAATTTAGAATATGAATTGAATATGGAAATCTCACtggaaaatataagtaaaataatggAGGGCAGAAATAGAGATAAGTTCTTACA GTTAAGTGATCATAAACACCGATACGCTGAGTCACTGGACGCTGATACCGCTACGTGCGATATACCGTTGGAAGCGCCTCAACGAGCCCCGCACGCCGACACCTCACACGTGTCTGGGCGACGTACCGTCGGAGCACAATCCacagaaaaacaaaaaccaCGTGGTGGCGTGGTCGGCGAACCAGCGGCGAGCGGCTAA
- the LOC133534098 gene encoding uncharacterized protein LOC133534098, with translation MYRTPIKNVASEMSPTKPEKTDLRPSVRKSIGEWELGKTFHLSPNPAPAGTAGADITLEPALAAPTVLTVEADATQTQAGPSKTETKQQQVKAGNAESAETARAGPSRQNTIIISPAKKTPTAPAKKVYASRSIEARVLHDKATASIKEGRNVKTSIKNDVLEALDRLYQLVKEADAESRKERLGANREVPKGKKEATKNLAPTDTDTFLAKLEEQTRLIEESSRKMDELKASMETQRETLSSMATTATYASVAAAAPSNVTQGAGSTSRRGTLHSVVVTSKDETETGDEVLGKIREAVDAKEGWIKVERVRKAKDRKIIMGLATREERDKIKDRLTKEGTNLVVEDAKNKDPLLVLRSVLTINSDEDIVRALRNQNKGIFRDLKDEEDRVEIKYRRRTRNPHTGHVVACVSPAIWQRATEVGTVHVDLQRVRVEDQTPLVQCTRCLGYGHGKRYCTATADLCSHCGGPHLRSECAEWLAKVPPNCRNCVKAGLEDTEHNAFSLIAQANLQRKKLATEELYAEAKQRGIAVALMQEPYVGGAKVTRSYGGVRIFQGTGAGEGTVKAAIAVFDDNIKVTQYPKLTTDNVVAVSIQTSAWEVVLVSLYLEPDQPMEPHLEQLEKVAKELKPQRWIIGGDFNAKSTWWGSPIVDARGEQLATVLDELGLNILNRGDTPTFDTVRGGIHYSSYVDVTACSIDMLDLVDDWRVDQGLTSSDHNGILFKVKWTKLVGITVHRTTRKFNTKKANWSEFHGKLRKLMQDHKLVKSEIESLNNNIKIEKVVTEFNAVIEEACVSSMPKKKVKQQLTLPWWSEELAKMKKGVATRKRRVGCAAPVRRSKVIEEYVQYKEEYERAAAKAQVDSWKEFCHKQTREGVWEGIYRVIGRTARREEDSPLEKDGVVLDAMGSVRLIAETFYPKDCTTNDNDYHRQVRDRADIVNEGEQDNSCEPSFTMAELMRAYDSFNPKKAPGEDGFTSDICQHAIETDPEMFLALLNKCLSRGYFAGAWKSATVVVLRKPGRGDYATPKSYRPIGLLPIMGKMYEKMVVNRLKFHLLPQMSDRQYGFMPQRSTEDSLYVLMKYVRKKLDLKKIVTLISLDIEGAFDGAWWPAIRTRLADENCPVKLRRVIDSYLTDRRVTVRYAGEQFRLETTKGCVQGSIAGPILWNLLLDPLLKSYSQRGDYCQAFADDVVLVVDGDTALEIEMRANAALDHAREWGVRNKLRFAPHKTNAMVITRKLKYDTPRLSMGGTSINMVKEMKVLGVTIDDKLTFNSHVSNVCRKAIAVYKQLSRAAKTDWGLHPEVIKTIYVATVEPIILYAASVWAMAANKLGVQRQLAVVQRGMAQKICKAYRTVSLNSALVLSGMLPLDLRVREAASLYEAKKGESLPALWPGDREVEQMASATKMPHPADREELRVVRLVNQDDVDSNSEFDVRIFTDGSKFEGGVGASLSIWKGETEFKAHKLALSRYCTVYQAELLALCKATREAKKYNEKSYGVYSDSMAALQTIQNHSCLHPLAVEARENLKSMSLQGKVVTLHWIKAHAGLEGNERADELAKGAAVGSKRKPDYDHCPVSFVKRSIRMSTLDEWNRRYKSGETASITKLFFPDAVAAYRVTRKSAPNNLKTQLMTGHGGFSEYLNRFKCKESPSCVCDNNKQETVPHVIFECPVHEWPMVARTQCGDHGSNNKAQSQE, from the exons ATGTATAGGACCCCCATCAAGAACGTAGCTTCGGAGATGTCGCCCACGAAGCCGGAAAAAACCGACCTGCGACCGTCAGTTAGAAAAAGCATCGGGGAATGGGAACTGGGTAAGACCTTCCACCTATCACCAAACCCAGCGCCGGCGGGGACCGCGGGTGCTGACATTACATTGGAGCCAGCCCTCGCGGCCCCCACGGTGTTAACCGTGGAAGCCGACGCTACGCAAACACAGGCCGGCCCGTCGAAGACCgaaacaaaacaacaacaagTAAAAGCTGGGAACGCGGAATCCGCAGAGACAGCACGGGCCGGCCCTTCACGCCAAAACACAATTATTATATCGCCGGCGAAAAAGACGCCCACTGCACCTGCAAAAAAGGTCTACGCAAGCAGATCGATAGAGGCACGAGTCCTCCACGACAAGGCGACCGCGAGCATAAAAGAGGGAAGAAACGTTAAAACCTCCATAAAAAACGATGTCCTGGAGGCCCTGGACAGGCTTTACCAATTGGTAAAGGAAGCGGATGCCGAGTCAAGAAAGGAGAGGCTCGGAGCCAACAGGGAGGTGCCTAAGGGAAAGAAAGAGGCCACTAAAAACTTGGCCCCAACGGACACCGACACCTTCCTGGCAAAACTAGAGGAGCAAACTAGGCTTATAGAGGAAAGCAGCAGGAAAATGGACGAGCTGAAGGCCTCGATGGAGACCCAACGGGAGACCCTCTCGAGTATGGCAACGACCGCCACATACGCAAGCGtagcggcggcggcgccctCAAACGTAACACAGGGTGCAGGATCTACCTCAAGGAGAGGCACCCTGCACTCAGTGGTCGTAACCTCGAAGGACGAAACCGAAACGGGAGACGAGGTCCTCGGCAAGATCAGGGAAGCAGTGGACGCTAAGGAGGGGTGGATCAAGGTGGAGAGGGTACGGAAAGCGAAGGATAGGAAAATCATAATGGGTTTGGCAACTAGAGAGGAAAGGGATAAGATAAAAGATAGGCTGACGAAAGAGGGAACAAATCTTGTCGTTGAGGATGCGAAAAATAAGGACCCGCTCCTGGTCCTTAGGAGTGTCCTCACTATAAACTCCGACGAGGACATAGTGAGGGCCCTAAGAAACCAGAATAAGGGGATTTTCCGCGACCTCAAGGACGAAGAAGACAGGGTGGAAATTAAATATAGAAGGAGAACGCGGAACCCACATACTGGCCACGTTGTGGCCTGTGTCTCTCCCGCTATATGGCAGAGGGCAACGGAGGTGGGAACCGTCCATGTGGACCTCCAACGCGTAAGAGTCGAAGACCAGACGCCGCTGGTGCAGTGCACACGCTGCCTGGGCTACGGCCACGGAAAGCGATACTGCACCGCGACCGCGGACTTATGCAGTCACTGCGGCGGTCCCCACCTACGCTCCGAGTGTGCTGAGTGGCTCGCGAAGGTCCCGCCGAACTGCCGGAACTGTGTAAAGGCCGGACTGGAGGACACGGAACACAATGCGTTCAGTCTG ATTGCACAAGCTAACCTGCAGCGAAAGAAACTTGCCACCGAAGAGCTCTATGCGGAGGCGAAGCAGCGAGGTATCGCTGTCGCGCTTATGCAGGAACCATATGTGGGAGGGGCAAAAGTGACAAGAAGCTACGGAGGAGTACGGATCTTCCAGGGCACTGGCGCGGGGGAGGGAACGGTAAAGGCTGCGATCGCCGTTTTCGACGATAACATTAAAGTAACACAATACCCGAAACTTACCACCGATAACGTAGTAGCAGTAAGCATCCAAACCAGTGCCTGGGAAGTAGTACTTGTTTCCCTGTACCTAGAACCGGACCAACCCATGGAACCCCACCTTGAGCAACTTGAGAAAGTTGCAAAAGAACTAAAACCACAGAGGTGGATAATAGGCGGAGACTTTAACGCGAAAAGCACCTGGTGGGGTAGCCCTATAGTTGATGCCAGGGGGGAACAGTTGGCCACTGTACTGGATGAGCTTGGCCTGAACATACTCAACAGAGGGGATACTCCAACTTTCGACACCGTTAGGGGTGGCATACACTACTCAAGCTATGTTGATGTAACGGCCTGTTCCATCGACATGCTTGACCTGGTAGACGACTGGAGAGTTGATCAGGGGCTAACAAGCTCGGACCACAACGGCATTCTATTTAAAGTCAAGTGGACAAAACTGGTTGGCATAACGGTACACAGGACCACAAGGAAATTCAACACTAAAAAAGCCAATTGGTCTGAGTTTCATGGAAAACTCAGAAAATTGATGCAAGATCACAAATTAGTAAAGTCCGAAATAGAAAgcttaaataacaatataaaaatagagAAAGTAGTAACAGAGTTCAATGCCGTAATAGAAGAAGCCTGTGTATCGTCCATGCCTAAAAAGAAAGTTAAACAGCAACTAACACTGCCGTGGTGGTCCGAGGAACTTGCCAAAATGAAAAAAGGGGTTGCTACCAGAAAGCGCAGGGTGGGGTGTGCTGCCCCTGTTCGGAGGTCGAAAGTAATAGAAGAGTACGTGCAATACAAGGAGGAGTATGAACGGGCTGCCGCCAAAGCGCAAGTGGACAGCTGGAAAGAGTTCTGCCATAAACAAACCAGGGAGGGGGTCTGGGAGGGCATCTACCGGGTAATCGGAAGGACCGCACGCAGGGAAGAGGACTCACCGCTAGAGAAAGATGGAGTAGTGCTTGACGCGATGGGTTCAGTACGCCTGATTGCGGAAACGTTCTACCCCAAGGACTGCACCACTAACGATAATGATTACCATCGTCAGGTGAGGGATAGAGCCGACATTGTGAACGAGGGGGAGCAAGATAATTCTTGTGAACCCTCGTTCACAATGGCGGAACTGATGCGTGCGTACGACTCCTTTAATCCAAAAAAGGCTCCGGGGGAGGACGGCTTTACCTCTGACATTTGCCAACACGCCATAGAGACCGACCCAGAAATGTTCCTTGCACTGTTGAACAAGTGTCTAAGTCGAGGATACTTCGCTGGAGCTTGGAAATCCGCAACGGTGGTGGTCCTCCGAAAGCCAGGTAGAGGAGACTATGCAACACCCAAATCGTACCGGCCAATAGGACTGCTCCCGATAATGGGAAAAATGTACGAAAAGATGGTGGTGAACAGGCTGAAGTTTCATCTATTGCCTCAAATGAGTGATCGTCAATATGGGTTTATGCCACAACGCAGCACCGAGGACTCCCTTTATGTCCTAATGAAATACGTACGAAAGAAATTAGACTTGAAAAAGATTGTAACTTTGATATCACTGGATATAGAGGGGGCCTTCGATGGTGCTTGGTGGCCGGCAATAAGGACCCGGTTAGCGGACGAAAATTGCCCTGTCAAACTGAGACGCGTGATCGACAGCTACCTCACAGATCGAAGAGTAACAGTTAGATACGCGGGAGAGCAATTCAGACTGGAAACCACCAAGGGATGCGTACAGGGATCGATAGCTGGCCCCATCCTGTGGAACCTGCTCCTGGACCCGTTACTAAAAAGCTACTCGCAAAGGGGCGACTACTGCCAGGCATTCGCAGATGATGTTGTGCTTGTCGTTGATGGTGATACAGCCCTGGAAATAGAAATGCGCGCTAACGCTGCACTCGACCATGCTCGGGAGTGGGGTGTCAGAAATAAGCTTCGATTCGCACCTCATAAGACTAATGCTATGGTTATTACACGGAAGCTTAAATATGACACCCCTCGTCTGAGTATGGGCGGAACCAGCATCAACATGGTAAAAGAAATGAAAGTACTTGGTGTAACCATTGACGACAAGCTGACATTTAATAGCCATGTCTCGAATGTCTGCAGGAAAGCAATAGCTGTCTACAAACAGCTATCTAGGGCTGCAAAAACAGACTGGGGACTCCATCCTGAAgtcataaaaacaatatatgtgGCAACTGTAGAGCCCATTATTCTGTATGCCGCCAGTGTTTGGGCGATGGCTGCAAACAAGTTGGGTGTCCAAAGGCAGCTGGCAGTGGTGCAACGCGGAATGGCGCAAAAAATTTGTAAGGCGTACCGCACCGTTTCCCTCAACTCGGCGCTGGTCCTGTCGGGGATGCTCCCTCTTGACCTCCGAGTGCGAGAGGCGGCTTCGCTGTACGAAGCCAAGAAGGGAGAGTCTCTACCTGCCCTATGGCCTGGAGATAGAGAGGTGGAACAAATGGCATCCGCAACTAAAATGCCCCATCCCGCGGATCGCGAAGAGTTGAGGGTGGTTCGCCTGGTGAACCAAGACGATGTGGACTCGAACAGCGAGTTCGACGTACGGATATTCACCGATGGCAGCAAGTTTGAGGGCGGGGTTGGAGCCTCACTTTCTATCTGGAAGGGAGAAACCGAATTCAAGGCCCACAAGCTTGCTCTATCGAGATACTGCACGGTTTACCAGGCGGAGCTCCTTGCTCTATGCAAGGCCACTAGGGAAGCGAAAAAGTATAATGAGAAATCGTATGGAGTCTACAGCGATTCCATGGCGGCCCTCCAAACAATACAAAACCACAGTTGCCTTCACCCCCTTGCCGTAGAGGCCAGAGAGAACTTAAAATCCATGTCTCTCCAGGGTAAAGTAGTTACTCTACACTGGATTAAAGCTCACGCAGGGTTAGAGGGCAACGAGCGGGCAGATGAGTTGGCAAAAGGAGCAGCTGTAGGCTCCAAACGAAAGCCAGACTACGACCATTGCCCGGTCTCGTTCGTCAAGCGTAGCATCCGCATGTCGACGCTTGACGAATGGAACCGGAGGTATAAGTCTGGAGAAACGGCTTCCATCACGAAGTTATTCTTCCCAGATGCAGTGGCGGCATACAGAGTGACGAGGAAATCAGCGCCAAACAACCTAAAGACGCAGTTGATGACGGGACACGGTGGATTCTCTGAGTACTTGAACCGCTTCAAGTGTAAGGAGAGTCCATCGTGTGTCTGTGACAACAATAAACAAGAAACGGTGCCACATGTAATATTCGAGTGTCCTGTTCATGAAT GGCCCATGGTCGCCCGtactcaatgcggggaccatgggtccaacAACAAAGCTCAATCACAAGAATAA